In Dama dama isolate Ldn47 chromosome X, ASM3311817v1, whole genome shotgun sequence, one genomic interval encodes:
- the LAMP2 gene encoding lysosome-associated membrane glycoprotein 2 isoform X1 translates to MTRAESAESWLLQRCGRWSAAFLSGFREPSPCCRCSCRRRLLCGIMVCFRLAPVPGSGFVLLCLVLGAVSSYALELNLTDSSKATCLYAKWQMNFTIRYETTDKHNKTVTISDFGAATYNGSFCGDDQNGPKIAMQFGSGFSWIVNFTKEASSTSTYLVDYISFSYNTNDNTTFPDAKEKGVFTVNYHVALKIPLNDIFRCNSLSTLENSDVVQHYWDVHVQAFVQNGTVSTTEFLCDKDKTVTTAVPIIPTTVPSPTKPVVGSYSVVNSNGTCLLATMGLQLNVTHDKVASVFNINPNTTNATGSCQPQTAFLRLSSSNIKYLDFVFAVKNENRFYLKEVNVSMILVNGSVYSISNTNLSYWDAPLGSSYMCNKEQTVSVSGAFQINTFDLRVQPFSVTEGKYSTAQECSLDDDTILIPIIVGAGLSGLIIVIVIAYLIGRRKSYAGYQTL, encoded by the exons ATGACCCGCGCTGAAAGCGCCGAGTCCTGGCTTTTGCAGCGTTGTGGTCGGTGGTCAGCGGCGTTCCTATCAGGGTTCCGCGAGCCTTCTCCCTGCTGTCGCTGCTCTTGTCGCCGCCGCCTGCTCTGTGGCATCATGGTGTGCTTCCGCCTCGCCCCGGTTCCGGGCTCTGGGTTCGTTCTCCTCTGCCTCGTCCTGG GTGCTGTCTCATCTTATGCACTGGAACTTAATTTGACAGATTCATCAAAAGCCACTTGCCTTTATGCAAAATGGCAGATGAATTTCACAATACGCTATGAGACCACAGACAAGCATAat aaaactgTAACCATTTCAGACTTTGGTGCTGCAACCTACAATGGAAGCTTTTGTGGGGACGACCAGAATGGTCCCAAAATAGCAATGCAGTTTGGGTCCGGTTTTTCCTGGATTGTGAATTTTACAAAAGAGGCATCATCTACATCTACTTACTTAGTCGACTACATCTCATTTTCCTACAACACTAATGATAACACAACATTTCCTGATGCGAAGGAAAAAG GAGTTTTTACTGTTAATTACCATGTGGCACTCAAGATTCCATTGAATGACATCTTTAGATGCAATAGTTTGTCAACCTTAGAAAACAGTGATGTTGTCCAGCACTATTGGGATGTTCATGTACAAGCTTTTGTTCAGAATGGCACAGTGAGCACAACAG agttTTTGTGTGATAAAGATAAAACTGTAACCACTGCCGTGCCCATCATTCCCACCACGGTGCCATCTCCAACAAAACCAGTGGTCGGATCCTATTCAGTTGTAAATAGCAATGGTACCTGTCTTCTGGCTACCATGGGGCTGCAGCTGAATGTTACTCACGATAAG GTTGCTTCAGTTTTTAATATCAATCCCAATACAACCAACGCTACTGGCAGCTGCCAACCTCAGACTGCTTTTCTCAGGCTGAGCAGCAGCAACATCAAGTATCTCGACTTTGTCTTTGCTGTG aaaaatgaaaaccgaTTCTATCTGAAGGAGGTGAATGTCAGCATGATTTTGGTTAATGGCTCTG tttaCAGCATTTCAAATACCAATCTCAGCTACTGGGATGCTCCCCTGGGAAGTTCTTACATGTGCAACAAAGAGCAGACGGTTTCCGTGTCTGGAGCATTTCAGATAAATACCTTTGATCTAAGGGTTCAGCCTTTCAGTGTGACAGAAGGAAAGTATTCTACCG CCCAAGAGTGTTCGCTGGATGATGACACCATTCTAATACCAATTATAGTTGGTGCTGGTCTTTCAGGCTTGATTATCGTTATAGTGATTGCTTACCTAATTGGCAGAAGAAAAAGTTATGCTGGATATCAGACTCTGTAA